From the Kitasatospora atroaurantiaca genome, the window ATGAGGAAGAGAGTGAAGGTGATTGACGTGACTGCCGCTTCCAAGCACAGCTACACGGTCAACCTGTCGATCCTGTTCAGCGAGCTTCCGCTCCTTGAGCGTCCCGCCGCCGCCGCGGCCGCCGGCTTCACCGCCGCCGAGCTGTGGTGGCCCTTCGGCCTCGACGCCACGCCGTCGCAGGCCGAGCAGGACGAGCTCCGCAAGGCTTTCACCGACGCGGGCGTCCAGCTGACCGGTCTCAACTTCCTTGACGACATCTCCACCGGCGTCGCCAAGGGCACCCTCTCGGTGCCGGCCGACAGCGAGCGCTTCCGTGCGAACATCCCGGTCGCGGCGGGCCTCGCCGACTCCCTCGGCACCAAGGCGCTCAACGCCCTCTACGGCAACCGCATCGAGGGCGTGGACCCGGCCGAGCAGGACGAGCTCGCGCTCGAGAACCTCGTGCTCGCCGCCAAGGCCGCGCACGAGATCGGCGCGATCCTCCTGATCGAGGCCCTCAACAAGCCCGAGGCTCCCGCCTACCCGCTGGTCTCGGCCGCTGCCGCCGTCGAGGTCGTGGACAAGGTGAACGAGGCCACCGGCCTCGGCAACGCCAAGTTCCTCTGCGACTTCTACCACCTGGCCCGCAACGGCGAGGACCTGGTCGCGGTCATCGACAACTACGCCGACAGGTTCGGCCACGTGCAGATCGCCGACAACCCGGGCCGCAACGAGCCCGGCACCGGCGAGATCGACTACGAGGACCTCCTCGCCCGCCTGACCGCCGCCGGTTACACGGGCCGCATCGGCCTGGAGTACAGGCCGTCGACCGGCGTCAGCGCCGACAGCTTCGAGTGGCTCCCGCGCGAGCACCGTGCCGCCAAGTAGTCACCCAAACCACCTCACCACGTACAAAGGAACGACGCGATGAGCCGCAAGATCGCTTTCATCGGCCTCGGCATCATGGGCAGCCCGATGG encodes:
- a CDS encoding TIM barrel protein, with the translated sequence MRKRVKVIDVTAASKHSYTVNLSILFSELPLLERPAAAAAAGFTAAELWWPFGLDATPSQAEQDELRKAFTDAGVQLTGLNFLDDISTGVAKGTLSVPADSERFRANIPVAAGLADSLGTKALNALYGNRIEGVDPAEQDELALENLVLAAKAAHEIGAILLIEALNKPEAPAYPLVSAAAAVEVVDKVNEATGLGNAKFLCDFYHLARNGEDLVAVIDNYADRFGHVQIADNPGRNEPGTGEIDYEDLLARLTAAGYTGRIGLEYRPSTGVSADSFEWLPREHRAAK